DNA from Streptomyces luteogriseus:
AATTGCTACCCGCGGGTAGCCCCATGGGTGCGCCACCTTCACGGAGCCGGACCGCTCAACGGGCCCGCCGCACCTCCAGGTTGAACTCACCGTGACCGAACTTCTGGAACAGACCGACCCAAAGGGGCAGCCACATCTCCACGGCGCGAGCAGCCCGGATGCCGCCCAGGTCGAGGACGCGCTCCGCGGGCCAGCCGAACTCCCCGAGCAGCGCCGTCACCTGCTCCTTGGCGCCCGGGTCGTCCCCGCAGACGAAGACGTGGTGCTCGCCCGGCACACGGGCCGGATCCACCATCACCCGGCAGTTGACCGTGTTGAGCGACTTCACCACGCGCGCCCGGGGAAACGTCCGCTGGATCTGCTCGCCCACGCTGTCCGACTCGACCGGGGACAGCCGCAGCTCGCCCTCCTCGAACGCCAGCGGGTTGGACACGTCCACGACGACCTTGCCGTCGACGTTCTCCGCCCCGGCGGCCTCCAGTGCGGCGAGCGCCACCCGCCCGCCGACCGCGTTCACCACGACCTCACCGAACTCCGCCGCCTCGGCGAACGTCCCCGCGCCCGCCCTCGGACCGGCCGAGGCGACCCACTGCACGGCGGCCGTGTTGTCCCGCGTGCGCGAGCCGAGCCGCACCTCGTGGCCCAGCTCCACCAGCCGTCCGCCGAGCGTGCGCCCGACCTGCCCCGTGCCCAGCACCGCGTACCGCATCGCCACCTCCGCAGCCGTGCCGCCGATCACCGGCGTCCGTCCGGCCATTCTGTCCGGGAAGGGGCGGTTCCGCCTGGACAGGGCACCATCGGTGGGCTGGGATGGAGCCGTGACCACCGAGACCG
Protein-coding regions in this window:
- a CDS encoding NADPH-dependent F420 reductase, with translation MRYAVLGTGQVGRTLGGRLVELGHEVRLGSRTRDNTAAVQWVASAGPRAGAGTFAEAAEFGEVVVNAVGGRVALAALEAAGAENVDGKVVVDVSNPLAFEEGELRLSPVESDSVGEQIQRTFPRARVVKSLNTVNCRVMVDPARVPGEHHVFVCGDDPGAKEQVTALLGEFGWPAERVLDLGGIRAARAVEMWLPLWVGLFQKFGHGEFNLEVRRAR